One Archangium violaceum genomic window, AGGTAGTCCGACATGCGCTGGAGCTCCTCGGCCGACACCGCCGTGGCGCCAGCGCCGTTGCGGCAGTCGGGTGCGCCCTGCTGGCAGCTGCGCGACGGGAACACGGGAGAGGTGACGCCCATGTCCTTCACGAGCGCATCACCCACCTGGTGACGCAAGCTCGCCTTGGTGGCCTTCCAGCCGAAGCGGCCCAGGTGCACCTTGCCGGTCTCGGGGTCGTTCACCCAGTGCGGCACGCCACGCACACCGTCACCGTTTTTGTCATCGGGATCGGCCAGCGCCAGGATGGTGGGCTCGGCCACGGCTTCCAGCAGGCCCATGCCGATGACCTGCGGCGCCTGCCGCACGGAATAGAGCGACGGCACGGGCCCCTTGAAGGAGTAGACCGGCTTGACCAGCTCGACCTGCTCGCCACCGGCCAGCGTGCGCACTGTCTTCTCGTAGGACGCCACGCTGACCGCGTAGTCGGGGGCCGTGGTGGAGGCGGCCCGCTGCTGCACGTTCAGACCGTAGGTGGGATCGGGCAATACCGTGCCGTTGGCGCTCGCGATACCGGTGAGCACCGACAGGGTGTCGAGCCGCGCGCCCTGGTCCGGCATCGGGCTGCGGCCGTTGGCCGTGTGGCACTCGATGCAGCGCGCCTGGTTGTAGCGCGGGCCCAGCTGCCCCACGTGCTCGGTGAACACGGGGTTGGTGTTCGGGTGCTCGGAGTGCTTGCCGTCGGCGAACGAGGTGTGGAACAGACGGCGTCCCTGCACGAACCGCTTGGTGTTGCCGATGCCAATGTTGTTGGCCATCTGCTGGAACACCCGATGCGGCTCTTCCGAGTAGTTGTAGGACACGCTGGCCTGGCCACCCAGCAGGGTCGAGTCGGGCAGGGGCTCGGAATCCAGGTTGGGGACGATGCCGTACCAGGGGCGCATCCCCTTGCCCACCACGTACAGCTGCTCGAACGAGTAGTAGCGCTCACCGCCACCGTCGATGACCGGGCGCTGGAGGCGCGGCGCGGGGGCCAGCTCGATCTTGTCGCCAATCTTCAACGGGCTATGCGGAGACGTGCGCCAGTTGGACGTGAAGGACATCCGGCACGTGCGCTCGCCCGCGTGACAGATGGGCTTGTTGCCCTCGTTGGGGTTGTTGAAGCCATAGTTCAACGACCAGCCGAAGTCGCGCACGTTCGGGTCGTTGATGTTGCGGAACAGGCTGAAGGTGGTGCCGTCGAACGTGCCGTCGTTGACGTGGAGGATCACCTCGATGCGCTGGCGGCCGGCGGGCACTTCGTCGCGGATCTCCAGACCGAAGGTCCGGTTCTGGAAATAGAAGGTGGGGAAGGTGAAGTACCGGCCCGGGCCCTGGTCGGGGGCGTCCCAGGCCTCGCCCCGCTCACGCGCATGGCGCTCGGTGGGCCGTGCGCCCATGAAGGTGACGAGGGTGCCGTCGGGCTCGGTGTACTGGATCTGCTCGGTGATGGGGGTATCGGCCGCGAACAGCGGCGAGTACTCGGCCAACACACCGGTGCCCACCGGGGCGGGGGTGATGGGCGCGTTGGGCGAGCCTTCCGGGGGCGGGGAGGAACCCGTGCCTCCGCCCTCGCTGCTACCGCCGCAAGCCGTCAACGACACGACAGCGGCAAACACCGTCGCCAGGGCCGAAGCGGAGGGGCGCCCAGACGAACCGGAGGATATTGTTGTCGGTTTCGTGGAGTTCATGGGGGGTCTTTGACTCGGGTTCTACGACTGGATGTCATTCCAACTGCACTCCGAGTCTAACGTCCCATCCAGACAGTCACCAACTGGTTTAATGCTGAAAAGCGGATTTTCGCGATGACATGGACAGTGGCGGATGGTTTTCTCGTTTGATTGGAGAGTAGAGGCGTACCGGCACTTTTCGCGCCTGGGCGGTAGACCCGTTTTATTCAAGATTGAGAAACGGAGCCCTCGACGAGAGGGTGGGTTCCGATAGATCGCGGTGGCCGTCACGCCTTCATCACGCCTCGCCTGACATGTACCTCCCCGCCTTTGTTACAGGGGAGACAATCCATATGCGATTCAAGAAGGCAGCCGCCCTGCTGCTCCTGGGCATCTACGGCTGTCAACCGGCGTTGGGGCCCGCGGAGCTGGAGCAACCGACAGGGCCTCTCATCACGAAGTCGGCGCGGATCAACAACGGCATCCATCCACCCTGGAGCTACAACGAAACCACGGGCCTCCCGCCCAGCCCCAAGGCCGCCATGATGCGGTTGAGCGAGCTCAAGGCCCGGATCGGCTCGAAGCACCCGGAGGTCATCGCCGCGCTGGAGAAGGCCCACAAGAAGACGGACACGTATGATCCGAAGGTGCGCTATCTGGAGGCCAACTCGCGGGAGTACTCCATCTTCCTGTCGGGCAACCAGGTCCTGTTGCCCCAGGCGGACGGCGTGTTCGCGCAGCAGCCTCCCGGCATCACGCATGCTTCGCTGAACGCCGCGGCGGAGTGTGCATCTTCCGCGAACTTCCAATGCGACCCCCTCTACGAAACGGACTCCCTGGGCGCTCCCTTGACGGAGCAGCCGGTGGACGTGGTCCTGCTCCTGGGATGGAACGTCGAGCTCGCGGGTGACGTGGCCACCCAGGGACGCTCGCTGTTCATTGTCTCGGAGTCCTTCAAGAGCAACGGCCACGAGATCGATACACGAGCGACCTTCTACCGGGAGCGACCGGAATCCGTGGACACCAAGGCCACGAGCGGTCGCCATGGAGAGAACGGCGGTTCCGTCATCGTCTTCGCCAACGTGCTCGACAAGCTGCGGACCCTGACCGACGGCGCCCCGGGAGAGAATGGAACGAACGGCAGGGATGTCGATGCCAATCCCGCGACGCCCACCGTCCATATCACCTACGAGCCCGCGGCGAAGGCCACCTGTACGGGTACCATCTATACAGACTCCCAGGACGGTGGTGATGGTGGCAACGGCGGCCACGCGGGTGACGTGCTCGTGCGCTACACCACGCTCGTCGGCAGCGGACCCTCTCGTGCACCGGTCTCCACCACGCCCATCACCGAGTGGCAGTGCTTCAGCGATCCTGCCCTCGGTTGCGCCAATCCGCTCTGCGCGAACAATCCCTCCATCGCCATCTGCGACGTCCTCACCGAGGCCGATAACGCCCAGTGCCGTGACGGAATCGACAACGACGCGGACGGCAAGGTCGACTGTGAGGACCCCAACTGCGCGGCCAATCCCTACGTCTCGGTCTGCGCCCACAAGGTGACCTCCACGCCTCAGTTCCGGGAGTTCTCGGTCGAGGCCTGCACCGACGACGTGGACAACGACGGTGACGGCTACAAGGACTGCGCCGATTTCAGCTGCCGCTCCCACGGCTTCTGCAAGGGCGAGGGAAACCCCGAATCGTGCAAGGATGGCCTGGATAACGACCGCAACTCCGCCGCGGACTGCAACGACGACCAGTGCAAGTCCCTCTCCATCTGCGGTGGCCCGAGCAACGCGCTCTACATCCGGACCAGCGGCGGGGAGGAGGCCAGCACCGCGGCATGCAGCAATGGCCTCGACGACGACCTCGACGGCAAGGTGGATTGTGCGGACTACGAGTGCCGCAACAACCCGACCATCAAGGTGTGTACCACCGAGAACTCGCTGGAAGCCTGCACCGACGGCATTGACAACGACCGTGACGGGTTCGCCGACTGCAACGACTACGACTGCTCCAGGAACCCCTATGTCAAGATCTGCACGCCGCAGTATTATCCGTTCCTGAAGGAAAGCACGGTCGCGACCTGCTCCGACCGGCTGGACAACGACAGCGACGGATTCGTCGACTGCAAGGACTTCCAGTGCAACAACAATCAGCTCGCATCCTCCGTGTGCGGCGACTTCGAGAACACGCTGGCCGAGTGCACGGACGGCATCGACAACAACGGCAACGGCGCGAAGGATTGCGGTGAGGACACCTGCCGCTACAACCCCTTCTTTGGTGAATTCATCTGTGAGGGAAAGAGCCAGACCCCGCACGACCAGATGGTGACACTGCCTACGGCATGGAATGGGGTGAACCCCGCCGCCGCGATTACCGCGTCCAGCAAGCTCGGCGCGGCCGGCGTATACGGGTTCAAGGGGAAGAGCTATTCGTACTCGAACTATGTGCCCAAGTGTCCCCCCACGAGCGACCCGGCCTGCATGAACACCAAGGTCTTCGTCTCCTGTCACCTCGGCCACCTGTCCCAAGACGGAGTATCGGGGCAACCGGGCACCGCCGGGGATATCAACGTCCGATGGATCGAGCGTCGTCAGACGGACACGTTGCGCTCGCTGCTCTCTCCCAACCAATGGATCACGGACCTCTCCGCCGCCAACCATTACTTCAAGATGGGGCAGCAGCAGATCGCGACCTTCCATTACCTGCACACCCTCGTACGGCTGCAGAGCATGCAGGTGCGCAACGACATCAATTGCGAGCCGCTTCCGGAGGTGACCGCGCTGGATCCGCTCACCCTGAGCATCTGCCCCACCCTGGGACTGGTCCAGCTGCGGCTCTCGTACCTGCGGTCGGGCCTGGACTTCTGGGGCCAGTCGCGTGAAGCGCAGATCAACACCAACGAGCACTACAGCAACCTGTACCAGCAATTCATGGCGCATTACGACACGATGGACAGTGCGGTGGGTCGCTATCTGATGCTCTCCAACTCCATCGACTTGATGAACGATCTCAAGTCAAACGCCAATGTCCTCGAAAATGAGTCGAAGGAGATCGGGACCGATCTGAAGGAGGCGGCGATGAAGCAGGAGATCGCCAGGCAGGTCATGGTGGACCTGGCGACAGCGCTCTCGGATCGCAAGAAAATCATCGATGCGATTGAAGAGGACCTGGTGCTCACCCAACCCAAGGAGGATCCGCCGAACCTGGGTGATTTCATCGTCGGCCTGGGTCTGGGCGTGGCCCAATCCTTCACCGGTCAGTTCCTGGGCCAGCTCGGTGGCAGGGTGGCCGATGCCATCGGCAGGGACCTGAAGGGCTTGCTCCAGAAGGAGGAAGGCAAACCCGTCACGGAGCCTCCCGCTGACAACCAGACACCACAGCAGACGAGCAGCAATTTCTGGGACATGGTGGCGGGGTCGGCGCAGGCCGCCATCGGGAGCGCACCGGTGAAGAAGGCCGTGTCGGACCAGGGGCAGGTACTCTGGGACCTTCTCTCGCGTGGGCGCGACACCTCGCCGGCGCCTCCGCTCGTCGTGCCGCGCAGCATCGTGGCGGAAGATGTCCGGCGCTTGCTGGCCCAGGAGACCCAGCAGCGGTTGACGCTCGAGTACACGGATCTGGTGGCCGAGTATGAGAAGGCGAAGATGGATTACGAGGTAGCGAAGCTCGAGACCCGGGCCCTGCGCGTCCAGAGCATGGCCGCGAACGAGCTGGCCCGGCGTGCCAAAGCTGCCTCCACGAGCGCGGAGCTGAGCATGCTCGACCGCATCCTGCTCGCACGGCAGGCCTTTACGTCCGCCACCACGCGAGTGGACATCCTGACGAGACTCTATTGGACGATGGTGCGACAGGCGGAGTACGAGTTCCTCCCCTTCAGTCCGACGACCGGAGCCTCCGGGTTACCGGCCGACATCCTCAAGCCCAACAACTTCACCCTGTTGAACTACGAGGAACTGAAGGACCGAGCCCTGACACTGGACAGTACCATCCCGCGAGCATCAGGCACGGTACGGCCCTACTACCGCCGCGTGGTCGGCAACCCCTTCGTCCCCGCCTCCGATACGGACATCGCGCAGCTCAGTGCCCTCGGCTTCCCCATTGGGAACGGCTCGTCGGCGGCGCATATCTACCGCTTCAGGCTGGACCATATGGATGTACGCAACGATTCATTTCTGGGAGTGCTGCGCAACCATCGCATCAACAATGTGCACGTCAACCTGGTAGGCCCGACCATGCCGGTCCCCGGGTTGATCTACGTCGCACGCACACCCATTGACGCCTTCACCGTGGGCTATGACGCATGCTCGGCGGACGTGAGCTGGGTCGCCGACTTCGAGCTGCAGGAACTCGAGCGCTACTTCGATGGAGAAAACCCCGTCAAGAAGCAGCTTCACTTCGAGAACCTCGTGCCATGCACCTCGCCAACCCCCACGTGTGACTTCTCGGACCCGAACTGCAGCACCGGCTTCCAGTCCAAGGTGCCCACGAGGGCGTGCAGCATCGCCGGGCAGGGCCATGACCCCAGTGACATCCTGCTCTACAAGCGGAGCCTGCTGGGCGACTGGTTCCTGATCATCCCGGACAGCGTCTACGGCACCGCGACCACGCCAGGGATTGGACAGTCCATCCAAGGAGTGGAGCTCACGTTCGAGGTGTTCTCCCAGGATCGCGTCATCGACCCGGGCGGCTGCCAGGCGAACTGAGCAGGGCCGGGTTCAACCTCGCGGCGGCGGCAGCAACCCCGCCGCCGCGAGCCGCACGCGAACACGCTCGGCCAGCTCCACATGGGCCCGGTTCTCCACGGAGAAGCGTTCCGGCGTGAGGACGACGAGCGTGCCCCTGTCCTCCATCGGCTCGACGCGCACGGGCCTGGGCAGGGGTGGCACGCGGCCCCGCTGGTGCGAGAAGTACATGAGCCACCCCATGCACGGGGCCGAGGCCTCCAGGGCCTTCTTCGAGCTCCGGTCCCCTTCCGAAATCACCGCGCAGCCGTCCGGGTCCCACGCCAGCACCAGGGCGCGCACCACCTCCGTCAGCACGGGCACGGTGAGCACGCGCCCGGCGGCCGGTTGCTCACGCGGCAGGTGGAGAATGCACCCGTTGGCGTAGAAGGGCAGGCTGGAGCCACAGGTGAAGCTCAGCAGGCCACCGCGTCCCCGCTGCTCCTGCCCCGTCCAGGCCTCGAAGATGAACCCGTCCCTGCCGAGCCGGTACTTCTTCCTCTCGAAGAAGCCCAGGAACGTCTCGGCGGTGGGCTCGAACGGGAGCCCGAGCGCGTGCTTGCGCGAATACACGTACT contains:
- a CDS encoding di-heme oxidoredictase family protein, with protein sequence MSLTACGGSSEGGGTGSSPPPEGSPNAPITPAPVGTGVLAEYSPLFAADTPITEQIQYTEPDGTLVTFMGARPTERHARERGEAWDAPDQGPGRYFTFPTFYFQNRTFGLEIRDEVPAGRQRIEVILHVNDGTFDGTTFSLFRNINDPNVRDFGWSLNYGFNNPNEGNKPICHAGERTCRMSFTSNWRTSPHSPLKIGDKIELAPAPRLQRPVIDGGGERYYSFEQLYVVGKGMRPWYGIVPNLDSEPLPDSTLLGGQASVSYNYSEEPHRVFQQMANNIGIGNTKRFVQGRRLFHTSFADGKHSEHPNTNPVFTEHVGQLGPRYNQARCIECHTANGRSPMPDQGARLDTLSVLTGIASANGTVLPDPTYGLNVQQRAASTTAPDYAVSVASYEKTVRTLAGGEQVELVKPVYSFKGPVPSLYSVRQAPQVIGMGLLEAVAEPTILALADPDDKNGDGVRGVPHWVNDPETGKVHLGRFGWKATKASLRHQVGDALVKDMGVTSPVFPSRSCQQGAPDCRNGAGATAVSAEELQRMSDYLALIGVPAQRSLRSGYPEGIRVSPEHDVNPELIARGSVLFAQAQCTACHTAQMTTGNTHPFAELRNQTIRPYTDMLLHDMGPELADTLTEGQAAPSMWRTAPLWGLGSLKYVQGGVQNVRYLHDGRARTLNEAIGWHGGEASASRALYEALSKEDRTAVIAFLESL
- a CDS encoding immunity 52 family protein; translated protein: MELFQAGAYWGCRDESAEACARRAEVLFGRLGRCDPAYTRWYEYVYSRKHALGLPFEPTAETFLGFFERKKYRLGRDGFIFEAWTGQEQRGRGGLLSFTCGSSLPFYANGCILHLPREQPAAGRVLTVPVLTEVVRALVLAWDPDGCAVISEGDRSSKKALEASAPCMGWLMYFSHQRGRVPPLPRPVRVEPMEDRGTLVVLTPERFSVENRAHVELAERVRVRLAAAGLLPPPRG